One Sphingomonas limnosediminicola DNA segment encodes these proteins:
- a CDS encoding acyltransferase, whose amino-acid sequence MPSQDRFITLDGMRGLAALVVAGSHISELVGLGDPPHAHLAGDFFFVLSGFVIAHAYERRMATTMRPIDFIRVRVIRLHPLIALGSGISLAAALAGSFSGDGPGAAMMLWTAVAAMLMIPVHSGSWPADFPLDGPAWFLFAEYAANIAFALLAVTLTAARLRLILLAGIAMLLVLAVGPAGLESYWRVDLVGLSLLRVVYPYFAGVLINWLHRTGASAPGISPLLAMTILSAILLAPLTAFDTAFEFAMIVAVFPPLVLASARDRLTERQAKWMLIAGRLSYPLYMLHFPLAVLLVPLALSALPPAAALASVMLVVAGASHLALRYYDEPLRAWLSTCWRSAQRQTIVA is encoded by the coding sequence ATGCCAAGTCAGGACCGTTTCATCACGCTCGACGGGATGAGGGGCCTTGCTGCGCTGGTGGTTGCGGGGTCGCACATAAGCGAGCTGGTCGGGCTCGGCGACCCGCCGCACGCGCACCTCGCCGGCGACTTTTTCTTTGTGCTCAGCGGGTTCGTGATCGCGCATGCGTATGAGCGGCGGATGGCGACGACGATGCGCCCGATCGACTTCATCCGCGTGCGCGTGATCAGGCTGCACCCGCTAATTGCGCTGGGATCGGGCATCAGCCTGGCCGCAGCGCTGGCGGGTAGCTTTTCCGGCGACGGTCCTGGCGCGGCGATGATGCTGTGGACGGCGGTTGCGGCAATGCTGATGATCCCGGTTCATTCCGGGTCCTGGCCCGCCGATTTCCCGCTCGACGGGCCGGCTTGGTTCCTGTTCGCCGAATATGCCGCTAACATCGCTTTCGCGCTGCTCGCCGTGACGCTGACAGCCGCGCGGCTTCGCCTTATTCTTCTGGCCGGGATTGCGATGCTGTTGGTCCTGGCGGTCGGGCCGGCCGGGCTGGAGAGCTACTGGCGGGTTGACCTTGTCGGCTTGTCCCTGCTGCGGGTCGTTTATCCATACTTCGCGGGCGTCCTCATCAACTGGCTACATCGAACGGGGGCGTCAGCGCCGGGCATCTCGCCGTTGCTGGCAATGACCATCCTGTCGGCGATCCTGCTCGCGCCCTTGACCGCTTTCGACACGGCGTTCGAATTCGCCATGATCGTTGCGGTGTTCCCGCCGCTCGTACTCGCAAGTGCGCGCGACCGGCTGACCGAGAGGCAGGCAAAGTGGATGCTGATCGCTGGCCGTCTGTCCTATCCGCTCTACATGCTCCATTTCCCGCTCGCCGTATTGCTGGTGCCACTGGCGCTATCCGCGCTTCCGCCGGCAGCAGCGCTTGCGTCGGTCATGCTGGTCGTGGCCGGCGCCTCCCACCTCGCGCTTCGCTATTACGACGAGCCGCTGCGC